One Vespa crabro chromosome 1, iyVesCrab1.2, whole genome shotgun sequence genomic region harbors:
- the LOC124426093 gene encoding probable cyclin-dependent serine/threonine-protein kinase DDB_G0292550 yields NNNNNNNNNYNNNYNNNNNNNKNNNNNNNNNNNNNNNNNNNNNNNNNNNSNNNNNNNNNNNNNNNNNNKSNNNNNNNNNNNNNNNNNNNNNNNNNNNNNNNNNNNNNNNNNNNNNNNKNNVNTNDNNNNNNNNNNNNNNNNNNNNNNNNSNNINNDNNNNNDNNNNNNNNNNNNNNNNNNNNNNNNINNNSNNNNNNNNNNNYNNNSNNNNNNNNNNNKSNNNNNNNNNNNNNNNNNNNNNNNNNNNNNNYNNNNNNNKNNNNNNNNNNNINNNNNNNNNNNNNNNNNNNNNNNNNNNNNNNNNDNDNNNNNDNNNNNNNNNNNNNNNNNNNNNKNKNNNNNNNNNNNNNNNNNNNNDNNNKNNNNNNNNNNNNNNNNNNNNNNNNNNNNNNNNNNNNNNNNNNNNNNNNNNNNNNNNNINHNNNNNNNNNNNNNNYNNNYNNNNNNNKNNNNNNNNNNNNNNNNNNNNNNNNNNNSNNNNNNNNNNNNNNNNNNKSNNNNNNNNNNNNNNNNNNNNNNNNNNNNNN; encoded by the coding sequence aataataacaataataataacaataactataacaataactataacaataacaataacaataacaagaacaataataataataataataataataataataacaacaataacaataacaataataataataataataataataataatagtaataataataataataataacaataataataataataataacaataataataataaaagcaacaataataataataataataataataataataataataacaataacaataacaataacaataataataataataataataataataataataataataataataataataacaataacaataacaataataataataataaaaacaatgtcaataccaatgataataataataacaataacaataacaataacaataacaataacaataacaataacaataataataataataacagtaacaatatcaataacgataacaataacaataacgataacaataacaataacaataacaataacaataacaacaacaataacaataacaataacaacaacaataacaatatcaataacaatagtaataataataacaataacaataataataataattataataataatagtaataataataataataataacaataataataataaaagcaacaataataataataataataataacaataataataataataataataacaataataataataataacaataacaataataataataattataataataataacaataataataaaaataataataataataataataataataataacattaataataataataataataataataacaataacaataacaataacaacaataataataataataataataataataataataataacaataacaataacgataacgataacaataacaataacgataacaataacaataacaataacaataacaataacaataacaataacaataacaataacaataacaaaaacaaaaataataataataataataataacaataataataataataacaataacaataataataacgataacaataacaaaaacaataacaataacaataacaataacaataacaataataataataataataataataataataacaataacaataacaataataataataataataataacaataataataacaataataataacaataacaataacaataacaataacaataacaacaacaataacaatatcaatcacaataataataataataataataacaataataataacaataactataacaataactataacaataacaataacaataacaaaaacaataataataataataataataataataataataacaataacaataacaataataataataataataataataataatagtaataataataataataataacaataataataataataataacaataataataataaaagcaacaataataataataataataataataataataataataataacaataacaataacaataacaataataataataataataataataat